From Streptomyces sp. SCSIO 75703:
TGGGTGGTCAGCGGGGCCTGGCCGCCGCCCCCGTTGTCGGTGTACTCCGCGTCGAAGACGCCGAAGATGTTGGCGTTCTCGTCGTGTCCGCCGTCGGCGCTGGTCTGGATGGTGCCGGAGCAGCCGTTGGCGGAGGTGAGCGGGTGGCCGTGGGTGTCGTGGCCGAGGACGAAGGTGACCTTGACGCGGGAGCAGTCGATCTTCTTGCCGTCCTCGCGGTCGGTGACCTTCACCTTGAAGGGCACGGCGTCACCGAAGCTGAAGAGCTGTCCGTCCCGGGGCAGTTCCAGGGTGACGACGGGCGCCGTGTTGCCGACCACCACACGGACGCCGGCGCTGCCGGTGCGGCCGGTGGGGTCCTCGGCGGTCAGGGTCGCCGTGTAGGTGCCGTTGGCGCGGTAGGTGTGGCTGGGGTTGGCGCTGGTGGAGGTGGTGCCGTCGCCGAAGTCCCAGTGGTAGGTGAGGGTGTCGCCGTCCGGGTCCGTGGTGCCGTCGGCGGAGAAGGCCACCTTCAGCGGGGCCTGGCCGGAGGTGCGGTCGGCGGTGGCGCGGGCCGAGGGGGACCGGCCGCCGGTGGCGTTCTCGATGCGGTAGAGCCCGGAGAACTCGTCGCCGCCGAACCAGGCGGTGCCGTAGTCCAGGACGTACAGGGCGCCGTCGGGGCCGAAGGCCATGTCCATCACCTGGGTGCCGCTCCAGGGGATGTCGTCGATGGAGCGGACGGTGCCGTCCGCGTCGGAGGAGATCCGCTTGATCCAGCGGCGGCCGAACTCGCCGGCGAAGAAGTCGCCGTCGTACGCCTCGGGGAACTTGACCGGGGAGTCCAGTGTGGCGTCGTAGTGGTAGACAGGGCCGCCCATCGGGGACTCGGAGCCGTCGCCGAACTCGGGCACGGACGGCCCGTCGTACGGTATCCAGGCGGGCTGGGCCGGGGGCAGGTCGGTGAGGCCGGTGTTGTTCGGGGAGTCGTTCTTCGGGGCGTCGCAGTCGAAGGCGGCGCCGGACTTCCGGGTGGCGAAGTCGAAGTCGACGTAGGCGTCGTTGTCGCCGGTGCAGTACGGCCAGCCGAAGTTGCCGGGGCCGGTGACGCGGGCGAACTCGACCTGGCCGGCGGGGCCGCGGGCGGGGTCGGCGGCGCCGGCGTCGGGGCCGTAGTCACCGACGTAGAGGATGCCGGTCTGCTGGTCGACGCTGAAGCGGAAGGGGTTGCGGAAGCCCATGGCGTAGATCTCGGGCCGCGTCCGGTCGGTGCCGGGCGGGAAGAGGTTGCCCTCGGGGACGGTGTAGGAGCCGTCCTCCTGGACCTTGATGCGCAGGATCTTGCCGCGCAGGTCGTTGGTGTTGCCGGAGGTGCGCTGGGCGTCGAAGGCCGGGTTGCGCCCGGCGCGTTCGTCGATCGGGGTGTAGCCGTCGGACTGGAACGGGTTGGTGTCGTCGCCGGTCGACAGGTACAGGTTGCCCTCGGCGTCGAAGTCGATGTCGCCGCCGACGTGGCAGCAGGTGCCTCGGGATGCCTCGACGTCGAGGACCTTCTTCTCGCTGGCCTTGTCGAGGGTGCCGTCCTCCTTCAGCACGAACCGGGAGAGCCGGTTGACGCCGTCGAAGGGGGCGAAGTCGGCGGCGGTGCCGTTCTCGGGGGCGTCGCCGTCGGGGGTGTCCAGCGGGGGCGCGTAGTAGAGGTAGATGAACCGGTTCTGCTCGAAGCCGGGGTCGACGCCGACGCCTTGGAGGCCCTCCTCGTCGTGGGTGTAGACGTCGAGCTTCCCGGCGACCGTGGTGGTGCCGGAGGCGTCGGTGACGCGGAGGGTGCCGTCGCGGGAGGTGTGCAGGACGGAGCGGTCCGGCAGCACGGCGAGCGACATGGGCTCGCCGACCTCCGCCTCGCCCTTGGCGAGGGTGATCTGCTGGAAGTCCTCGGCGGCCGGGGCGGGCGCGGCGGCCTGGCCCGGGTCGGCGGCGGCGCCCGCCTGCGGGGCGGCCAGGGTGAGCGAGGTGCCCGCGAGCAGGGCGCCGCTGAACAGGGCGACGGACTGCCGGAAGGACAGGCGCCGTCTGCGGAACTCGGTGGCGGTGGGGGTGGTGCGGTCGTTCCCGTGCACGAATGCCTCCAGAAGAGGGCCGGTTGTACGGGGCGGGGGGCGAACGCCGGGATGCGCCGTCATCCCGGAGGGTGGGTCGGTCGGATCAGTTGCCGAAGGCCGCGTCGAAGGCGGCGGCCGGCGGGTCGAAGTCGTACGCCTTGAGGCGGGCCAGGGCCTCGGGGGCGCCCTGGAGCCGGTCCATGCCGGCGTCCTCCCACTCCACGGAGACGGGGCCCTGGTAGTCGATCGAGCGCAGCATCCGGAACACGTCCTCCCAGGGGACGTCGCCGTGGCCGGCGGAGACGAAGTCCCAGCCGCGCCGCGGGTCGCCCCAGGGCAGGTGGGAGCCGAGCCGGCCGTTGCGCCCGTCGAGGCGTTTGCGGGCCTCCTTGCAGTCGACGTGGTAGATCCGGTCGCGGAAGTCCCACAGGAAGCCGACGTGGTCGAGGTCCTGCCAGACGAAGTGGGAGGGGTCGAAGTTGAGGCCGAAGGCGGGCCGGTGGTCGACGGCCTCCAGCGCGCGGTGGGTGGTCCAGTAGTCGTAGGCGATCTCTCCGGGGTGGACCTCGTGGGCGAAGCGCACGCCCTCGGCGTCGAAGACGTCCAGGATCGGGTTCCAGCGGTCGGCGAAGTCCTGGTAGCCGCCCTCGATCATCGTCTCGGGCACGGGCGGGAACATGGCGACCAGGTGCCAGATCGCGGAGCCGGTGAAGCCGATGACGGTGTCGACGCCGAGGCGGGCGGCGGCCCGCGCGGTGTCCCGCATCTCGGCGGCGGCGCGCCGGCGCACGCCCTCGGGCTCGCCGTCGCCCCAGACGCGGGCGGGCAGGATGGCGCGGTGGCGTTCGTCGATGATGGCGTCGCAGACGGCCTGGCCGACGAGATGGTTGGAGACGGCCCGGCAGACCAGGCCGTAGGAGTCGAGCAGTCGGTGGCGGGACTCCACGTAGGAGGGGTCGGCGAGGGCTTTGTCGACCTCGAAGTGGTCGCCCCAGCAGGCGAGTTCGAGGCCGTCGTAGCCGAAGTCGCGGGCCAGGCGGCAGACCTCCTCCAGCGGGAGGTCGGCCCACTGGCCGGTGAACAGCGTGAAGGTGCGCGGCATGGGCTCGTGGTCTCCTCAGACGGCTGTCGGGTCGGCGGCGACCGGGGTGTAGAGGGAGTTCTTCCCGGCGCTCTCCTCCACCGCCGTCAGGACGCGCTGCACGTGCAGTCCGTCGGCGAAGGAGGGGTCGGGGCGGCGGCCCGCGGCGATGGCGTGGACGAGGTCGCGGGCCTGGTGGACGAAGGTGTGCTCGTAGCCGAGTCCGTGGCCGGGCGGCCACCAGGCGTCCA
This genomic window contains:
- a CDS encoding PQQ-dependent sugar dehydrogenase, with amino-acid sequence MHGNDRTTPTATEFRRRRLSFRQSVALFSGALLAGTSLTLAAPQAGAAADPGQAAAPAPAAEDFQQITLAKGEAEVGEPMSLAVLPDRSVLHTSRDGTLRVTDASGTTTVAGKLDVYTHDEEGLQGVGVDPGFEQNRFIYLYYAPPLDTPDGDAPENGTAADFAPFDGVNRLSRFVLKEDGTLDKASEKKVLDVEASRGTCCHVGGDIDFDAEGNLYLSTGDDTNPFQSDGYTPIDERAGRNPAFDAQRTSGNTNDLRGKILRIKVQEDGSYTVPEGNLFPPGTDRTRPEIYAMGFRNPFRFSVDQQTGILYVGDYGPDAGAADPARGPAGQVEFARVTGPGNFGWPYCTGDNDAYVDFDFATRKSGAAFDCDAPKNDSPNNTGLTDLPPAQPAWIPYDGPSVPEFGDGSESPMGGPVYHYDATLDSPVKFPEAYDGDFFAGEFGRRWIKRISSDADGTVRSIDDIPWSGTQVMDMAFGPDGALYVLDYGTAWFGGDEFSGLYRIENATGGRSPSARATADRTSGQAPLKVAFSADGTTDPDGDTLTYHWDFGDGTTSTSANPSHTYRANGTYTATLTAEDPTGRTGSAGVRVVVGNTAPVVTLELPRDGQLFSFGDAVPFKVKVTDREDGKKIDCSRVKVTFVLGHDTHGHPLTSANGCSGTIQTSADGGHDENANIFGVFDAEYTDNGGGGQAPLTTHDQNVTQPRQRQAEHFGDSSGVSVIAKETAHGAKTVGDIHDGDWISFTPYVLDNAEKITARVSSGGSGGTLEVRAGSVGGKLLGKATVPVTGGWETFQDVSAKLSHAPKGTTTLYLVFRGSGGGALFDLDDFTFTTR
- a CDS encoding sugar phosphate isomerase/epimerase family protein; amino-acid sequence: MPRTFTLFTGQWADLPLEEVCRLARDFGYDGLELACWGDHFEVDKALADPSYVESRHRLLDSYGLVCRAVSNHLVGQAVCDAIIDERHRAILPARVWGDGEPEGVRRRAAAEMRDTARAAARLGVDTVIGFTGSAIWHLVAMFPPVPETMIEGGYQDFADRWNPILDVFDAEGVRFAHEVHPGEIAYDYWTTHRALEAVDHRPAFGLNFDPSHFVWQDLDHVGFLWDFRDRIYHVDCKEARKRLDGRNGRLGSHLPWGDPRRGWDFVSAGHGDVPWEDVFRMLRSIDYQGPVSVEWEDAGMDRLQGAPEALARLKAYDFDPPAAAFDAAFGN